A portion of the Kwoniella newhampshirensis strain CBS 13917 chromosome 1, whole genome shotgun sequence genome contains these proteins:
- a CDS encoding NADH dehydrogenase (quinone), G subunit — protein MLRRIAATRSFARSLGGPSRNRLFSSSRPRQADITLTIDGKEVTVPQGTALIQACEVAGAAVPRFCYHDRLAIAGNCRMCLVEVERSPKPVASCAMPAMPGSKVFTNTPLVHKAREGVMEFLLANHPLDCPICDQGGECDLQDQSMRYGSDRTRFHEITGKRAVENKDLGPIVKTSMNRCIQCTRCVRFANDVAGVEDLGTTGRGNDLQIGMYIEKTMDSEMSGNIIDLCPVGALTSKPYAFQARPWELKKTESVDVMDALGSNIRVDSRGVQVMRVQPKINDEINEEWISDKTRYAYDGLKYQRLTTPLVREGDRFVPAGWEQALDTIRHGLINSGAKGDEIKAVAGALADTETLVAVKDLVNRLGSENLALDQSLGDAPPAASADIRSNYLFNTGIENVEDADAVLLIGTNPRHEAAILNSRFRKSFLHRGADFAVIGEKFDSTFEYDHVGTSPKDVATFLGGKGSSPFAKIWKQAKKPLVVVGSAVTETKDGAAVLKAVSKHVLDNAGKFLTPEWTGFSVLQRAASRAAAYDIGFTPTSSAAATKPKFVYLLNADEFDPSSIPEDAFVVYQGHHGDFGAQFADVCLPAAAYTEKSVTWINTEGRSQMGRTAVPPPGASREDWKIVRALSEVVGQPLPYDNVTDLRIRLHQISPSAVRYDDLERPSPEILKLGLETLSSAKTSAASSTSFRKPINDFYRTDPISRASVTMADCSKAFTKKEYEIPSVDVNGQASYA, from the exons ATCGCCGCAACTCGATCCTTCGCCCGTTCGCTTGGTGGACCTTCAC GCAATcgactcttctcctcatcccgaCCGAGACAAGCCGATATCACACTGACCAtcgatgggaaggaggTAACTGTCCCCCAAGGAACTGCGTTGATTCAGGCCtgt GAAGTTGC TGGTGCTGCTGTTCCTCGATT CTGTTACCATGACCGATTAGCCATCGCTGGTAACTGTCGAATGTGtctggtcgag GTTGAGCGATCGCCAAAACCCGTCGCCTCATGTGCTATGCCTGCCATGCCGGGGTCCAAAGTCTTCACCAATACTCCCCTTGTCCACAAAGCCCGAGAGGGTGTCATGGAATTCCTTCTCGCCAACCATCCTCTCGACTGTCCTATCTGtgaccaaggaggagaatgtGATCTTCAAGATCAATCGATGCGATACGGATCCGATCGAACACGATTCCACGAGATTACAGGAAAGCGAGCAGTGGAGAACAAGGATCTTGGACCTATTGTCAAGACCTCCATGAACAGGTGTATCCAATGTACTCGATGTGTCCGATTCGCCAATGATGTCGCTGGTGTTGAGGATCTCGGTACGACCGGTCGAGGAAACGATCTTCAGATCGGCATGTACATCGAGAAAACAATGGACTCGGAGATGTCTGGTAACATCATCGATCTGTGTCCCGTCGGTGCCCTGACCTCCAAACCTTACGCTTTCCAAGCTAGACCGTGGgagttgaagaagacggagagTGTGGATGTTATGGACGCACTGGGAAGCAATATCAGAGTCGACTCAAGGGGTGTTCAGGTCATGCGAGTCCAACCCAAGATCAACGACGAGATTAACGAGGAGTGGATCAGCGACAAGACCCGATACGCCTACGATGGATTGAAATACCAACGATTGACAACACCACTTGTCAGGGAGGGTGACCGATTCGTTCCAGCTGGCTGGGAGCAGGCTCTGGACACTATTCGACACGGTCTTATCAACTCTGGCgcgaagggagatgaaaTCAAGGCTGTCGCCGGTGCCCTCGCCGATACTGAGACTCTCGTCGCGGTGAaggatctcgtcaacaGACTAGGCTCCGAAAACCTTGCCCTCGACCAATCCCTCGGCGACGCTCCTCCCGCTGCTTCCGCCGACATCCGATCGAACTACCTATTCAACACCGGTATCGAGAACGTTGAAGATGCCGATGCCGTCCTTCTCATCGGTACCAACCCTCGACACGAGGCTGCTATCCTAAACTCTCGATTTAGGAAATCTTTCCTCCACCGAGGTGCCGACTTTGCCGTCATTGGAGAGAAGTTTGACTCAACCTTCGAGTATGATCACGTTGGTACCTCTCCAAAGGATGTCGCCACCTTCCTTGGTGGCAAGGGTTCCAGCCCATTCGCGAAGATCTGGAAACAGGCCAAGAAGCCTTTGGTGGTTGTTGGTAGTGCAGTCACAGAGACCAAGGATGGTGCTGCAGTTCTGAAGGCTGTCAGTAAGCATGTCCTGGACAACGCTGGCAAGTTCTTAACGCCCGAGTGGACCGGTTTCTCTGTCCTTCAACGA GCTGCCTCTCGAGCTGCTGCTTACGACATCGGTTTCACCCCTACTTCCTCCGCCGCCGCCACGAAACCCAAATTCGTTTACCTCCTCAACGCGGACGAATTCGacccctcttccatccccGAGGATGCCTTTGTGGTCTACCAAGGCCACCACGGTGATTTTGGAGCTCAGTTCGCCGATGTCTGTCTGCCCGCTGCGGCTTACACCGAAAAGTCCGTGACGTGGATCAACACCGAGGGTAGATCTCAAATGGGACGAACTGCTGTTCCCCCACCCGGCGCTTCACGAGAAGACTGGAAGATCGTTCGAGCCCTCTCAGAAGTTGTTGGACAACCGCTCCCTTACGACAATGTCACCGACCTCAGAATCAGATTGCACCAAATTTCACCCTCAGCAGTCCGATATGACGATCTAGAAAGACCGTCACCTGAAATCCTCAAGTTGGGTCTCGAGACTCTCTCGTCCGCCAAGACTTCAGCAGCTTCATCAACGAGTTTCAGAAAGCCCATAAATGATTTCTACCGAACCGACCCGATCTCAAGAGCATCGGTGACCATGGCTGATTGTAGCAAGGCTTTCACAAAGAAGGAGTATGAGATCCCAAGTGTCGATGTGAATGGACAAGCCTCTTACGCGTAG
- a CDS encoding peptidyl-prolyl cis-trans isomerase → MSFARRFVSTASSTMSQVYFDIAINNAPAGRITFKLFDDVVPKTAANFRALCTGEKGFGYAGSGFHRVIPQFMLQGGDVNHNGTGGKSIYGNKFADENFKLRHDRPYLLSMANAGPNTNGSQFFVTTVVTSWLDGKHVVFGEVTQGQDLVKKIETYGSDSGKPKAKVTITASGTL, encoded by the exons ATGTCATTCGCACGTCGTTTCGTCTCTACCGCAAGCAGCACAATGTC CCAAGTCTACTTTGACATCGCCATCAACA ACGCCCCCGCTGGCCGAATCACCTTCAagctcttcgacgacgtcGTTCCCAAGACCGCCGCCAACTTCCGTGCTCTCTGCACCGGCGAGAAGGGCTTCGGCTATGCCGGCTCGGGCTTCCACCGAGTGATCCCCCAGTTCATGCTCCAGGGTGGTGACGTGA ACCACAACGGTACTGGTGGCAAG TCCATCTACGGTAACAAGTTCGCCGACGAGAACTTCAAGTTGCGTCACGACCGCCCTTACCTCCTCTCTATGGCCAACGCCGGTCCCAACACCAACGGCTCCCAGTTCTTCGTCACGACCGTCGTCACCTCTTGGCTCGATGGCAAGCACGTCGTCTTCGGTGAGGTCACCCAAGGTCAGGACCtcgtcaagaagatcgagactTACGGCTCCGACTCGGGCA AGCCCAAGGCCAAGGTCACCATCACCGCTTCCGGTACCCTTTAA